The Peribacillus simplex genome contains the following window.
GGAGAAAAGGGATTTACGATACTGGCAAGGTGGCATTTACAGCAGAGATTAAAATCATGAATAAGTTGCTGGAACAAGTAGATGAGCCAGTTCAGACCTTCACTATTGCCCCAACCTCGGCTGTGTTTGAACGTTTTCAAAAGTATTACAGGAATCTAGGAATATTTTTCGAAATGTGGGAGAGGTTCGAGCCTCCTAAAGGCACGAAAAAGGCATCACTATCGGAAGAAAGGGAGCTTTACGAGCTTATACGGGATACTGAAATCGAAGCGCGCTTTTCCTTAATGGATTTATATGGATTCTTGCATATCCCTTTTTCAGCGAAAGAACCAAGTCTGATCAAGCAGTGGCTGGAAACGGTCGAAGCGATTGCCGAGAGCAGTGAACTTCCTGAACCGATCATCAAGACTAAAAATCTGGAGGAATTGGAGCTTTCTTATAAAGCGATAGGCCTTCATCTATTATTTTTATATCGGATGGGTAAGAGGACTGAAACTGTTTACTGGGAGCGTATCCGTGAAGAAATCAGTGAGGGCGTTCATGATCAGTTAAAAGACGAAATGTTGAATTATCAAAAAAAATGCAAGCGCTGTGGAAAAAAGTTGCCGGATGACTCCCGTTTTCATATATGTGATGCTTGTTACCACAGAGGGCATAGGAAGTCACACAGATTCAACTAAACTGAAATTTTTCCAATATTGAGCAACCCGAATAAAGAACACCTTTGGTGTAGGATTCGGGTTGTAGTTTGTTGAATATATACTCAGTCATTCCGTCTCGCTTTAGCAATAAGTGATGCTTGCTGCTTCATACGTTTATCAGCTTTTTTATCATGCACCACTAAGATGGCATGAATTAAACCAGGTACGTAAAAAATTAGTGTGAGGATTAAATTAAACAAAGCCTGAATGGGTTTACCCGCTAATAATACGGCTAAGGGGGGGAAAAGAATCGCGATTAAATATAGAATAATAAACACTCTCCAAAATT
Protein-coding sequences here:
- a CDS encoding YqaE/Pmp3 family membrane protein, translated to MLYLIAILFPPLAVLLAGKPIQALFNLILTLIFYVPGLIHAILVVHDKKADKRMKQQASLIAKARRND